The following proteins come from a genomic window of Pyxidicoccus sp. MSG2:
- a CDS encoding penicillin-binding transpeptidase domain-containing protein, whose translation MLQPHRFARTALLALTTLASTLSAAEPAKKPASAHPGCFLLMDLATGTVTRNDAEKCAKRLVPASSFKVPHALIALETGVVSSTSEVRKWDGTKHAVEMWNQDQTMDTAMRRSALWFFQGTAKQLGKQRMEEWLKRFHYGTADASGDITRFWLGGPLRISPDEQLDFLARMYRGELPVSPKNLAAVKATLVQGPDTVASIREGINMGGPWKDGAVLSCKTGTYPQPEGNITWLVGHVASPRGNYVFVSAVQSPPGKKPSPPPALASAIDALKAQGLL comes from the coding sequence ATGCTTCAACCCCACCGCTTCGCACGCACCGCGCTGCTCGCGCTCACCACGCTCGCCTCCACGCTCTCCGCCGCCGAGCCCGCGAAGAAGCCCGCCTCCGCGCACCCGGGCTGCTTCCTGCTGATGGACCTGGCGACGGGCACGGTGACGCGCAACGACGCGGAGAAGTGCGCGAAGCGCCTGGTGCCCGCGTCCTCCTTCAAGGTGCCCCACGCCCTCATCGCGCTGGAGACGGGCGTCGTCTCCAGCACCTCGGAGGTGCGCAAGTGGGACGGCACGAAGCACGCAGTCGAAATGTGGAACCAGGACCAGACGATGGACACGGCCATGCGCCGCTCCGCGCTCTGGTTCTTCCAGGGCACGGCGAAGCAGCTTGGGAAGCAGCGCATGGAGGAGTGGCTGAAGCGCTTCCACTACGGCACCGCGGACGCCTCCGGCGACATCACCCGCTTCTGGCTGGGCGGCCCGCTGCGCATCTCCCCGGACGAGCAGCTCGACTTCCTCGCCCGCATGTACCGGGGCGAATTGCCCGTGAGCCCGAAGAACCTCGCGGCCGTGAAGGCCACGCTGGTGCAGGGCCCGGACACCGTGGCCAGCATCCGCGAGGGCATCAACATGGGCGGCCCGTGGAAGGACGGCGCGGTGCTGAGCTGCAAGACGGGCACGTATCCCCAGCCCGAGGGCAACATCACCTGGCTGGTGGGCCACGTCGCCTCGCCGCGCGGCAACTACGTCTTCGTCAGCGCCGTGCAGTCGCCGCCGGGCAAGAAGCCGTCGCCTCCGCCCGCGCTCGCCTCCGCCATCGACGCGCTGAAGGCACAGGGGCTGCTCTAG
- a CDS encoding CHAT domain-containing protein, translating into MEDKPRSWSPWQRRAVLMVLAAAAGVVAATVGLPSLRSTARESVPPALFLANAPTRAIEARVSYPGADVHRPYGPMRSGDAGAPPPAPLRELARMEAEGDVRGLAAAYLVRGNMQLAAPYLAKAGDSPDVASDKAVLALDRRDSAKALELLEGALKADPKHAQALWNRGLVLKELELWALAAQSFEAVAALGEHGWAGEARARAESLRGRLVDHWREYWDVSEALATGESGVAPEMLQSRPGLFRASLYEAIRAAPSEERLKALWPLAEALDVRYGESSLRDAIRWAEARDFRRRGPLAARYLELHRTHTVAGGLPAYLEALSQAGERDLYMGALLRERKVQEHLDSFAELAAQVGDPWFLLIAEYERALAAINRGEFLQAEQFLLHAVERCKAHPIGYRCIPIESQLGDLYRQLHRLPESNQHTLAALKGYPGDSRWSETQHLLQLGQNARYLEDVALARAYLEEALVRNPEDCRIRHFVRANDALAFMGRFAATEARASMAQALACKEPLSMAGAKTLADLARVLPDAEQDQRLLEGLAARRSQGQLSPGELALATHIEGRFYVERERARGEELFRRAIALARELPRYNVDARKARAFSYASLILAAGKAGEFERALALFGEELGGEIPRKCVVAVTVDEERTFILTLGPDGRTWGHYDASRATPLGEDVRGLVPEALVAPLRACERVHVVARPPLHGRAGLLPADLAWSYYVLRPALPTPTSGPVRRLVIADVAAPKALELPSLNAWDGATEEGTTLLSGTQATPSRMLEAMESATEVEVHAHGLVNPNLSEASLLVLSPEEGGRYALTAGEVQSRRLREHPLVLLAACKAAHGAPWMHERFSLPVAFIEAGARTVLAATVDVPDAQAGAFFNAVRERIRSGVNAAIAVRDVRMEWMTRDPESWVHAVLVFD; encoded by the coding sequence GTGGAGGACAAGCCTCGTTCGTGGAGTCCGTGGCAGCGCCGGGCCGTGCTCATGGTCCTCGCGGCGGCCGCGGGAGTGGTCGCGGCAACGGTGGGCCTGCCGTCCCTGCGGAGCACGGCGCGTGAGTCGGTGCCTCCGGCCCTGTTCCTGGCGAACGCGCCCACGCGTGCGATTGAAGCGCGGGTGAGCTACCCGGGGGCGGACGTGCACCGCCCCTACGGGCCGATGCGCTCGGGTGATGCGGGAGCGCCGCCGCCCGCGCCGCTGCGCGAGCTGGCGCGGATGGAAGCGGAAGGGGACGTGCGCGGGCTGGCGGCGGCGTACCTCGTGCGCGGCAACATGCAGCTGGCGGCGCCGTACCTGGCGAAGGCGGGGGATTCACCGGACGTAGCCAGTGACAAGGCCGTGCTCGCGCTGGACCGGAGGGACTCCGCGAAGGCGCTCGAGCTGCTCGAGGGGGCGCTGAAGGCGGACCCGAAGCATGCGCAGGCCCTGTGGAACCGCGGGCTGGTGCTGAAGGAGCTGGAGCTGTGGGCGCTGGCGGCGCAGTCGTTCGAGGCGGTGGCCGCGCTGGGCGAGCACGGGTGGGCGGGGGAGGCGCGGGCACGGGCGGAGTCGCTGCGGGGACGGCTCGTGGACCACTGGCGCGAGTACTGGGATGTCTCGGAGGCGCTTGCCACCGGCGAGAGTGGCGTTGCTCCGGAGATGCTCCAGTCGCGGCCCGGTCTCTTCCGCGCGAGCTTGTATGAGGCCATCCGCGCCGCTCCATCGGAGGAGCGGCTCAAGGCACTGTGGCCGCTCGCCGAGGCGTTGGATGTGCGTTACGGAGAGTCCTCGCTCCGTGATGCCATTCGCTGGGCCGAGGCCCGGGACTTCCGCCGACGTGGGCCGCTGGCCGCGCGCTACCTGGAACTCCATCGCACGCATACCGTCGCTGGCGGGCTCCCTGCGTATCTGGAGGCGCTGTCCCAGGCTGGAGAGCGTGACCTGTACATGGGCGCGCTCCTTCGCGAACGGAAGGTCCAGGAGCATCTGGACTCCTTTGCGGAACTCGCCGCGCAGGTGGGGGACCCCTGGTTCCTGCTCATCGCTGAATATGAGAGGGCGCTGGCGGCCATCAACCGGGGGGAGTTCCTCCAGGCAGAGCAGTTCCTTCTGCATGCGGTCGAGCGCTGCAAGGCACATCCGATTGGTTACAGGTGCATTCCCATCGAGTCGCAGTTGGGAGACCTCTACCGCCAGCTTCATCGCCTGCCTGAGTCCAATCAGCACACGCTGGCGGCGCTCAAGGGCTATCCAGGGGATAGCCGCTGGAGCGAGACACAGCACCTGCTGCAGCTGGGGCAGAACGCTCGTTATCTCGAGGATGTAGCGCTGGCGCGGGCCTATCTCGAGGAAGCGCTCGTCCGAAATCCGGAGGACTGCCGCATCCGCCACTTCGTCCGTGCGAACGATGCCTTGGCGTTCATGGGGAGGTTCGCCGCCACGGAGGCGCGTGCGAGCATGGCCCAGGCATTGGCGTGCAAGGAGCCGCTTTCCATGGCGGGAGCCAAGACGTTGGCGGACCTGGCTCGCGTACTCCCCGATGCGGAGCAGGACCAGCGCCTGCTGGAAGGACTCGCGGCCAGGCGGAGCCAGGGCCAGCTCTCCCCGGGAGAGTTGGCGCTCGCGACGCACATCGAGGGTCGCTTCTACGTGGAGCGCGAGCGGGCGCGGGGCGAGGAGTTGTTCCGGCGCGCCATCGCCCTGGCAAGGGAGTTGCCCCGCTACAACGTCGATGCGCGCAAGGCCCGGGCCTTCAGCTACGCCTCCCTCATTCTCGCGGCTGGGAAGGCCGGTGAGTTCGAGCGGGCGCTCGCACTGTTCGGTGAGGAGCTGGGTGGAGAGATTCCCCGGAAGTGCGTGGTGGCTGTGACGGTGGACGAGGAGCGAACGTTCATCCTCACGCTCGGACCGGACGGACGGACGTGGGGCCACTACGACGCGAGCCGCGCGACACCTCTCGGTGAGGACGTGCGAGGGCTGGTGCCGGAGGCGCTGGTGGCTCCGCTTCGTGCCTGCGAACGAGTGCACGTGGTGGCCCGCCCGCCACTGCACGGTCGCGCGGGTCTGCTACCCGCCGACCTGGCATGGTCCTACTACGTCCTCCGGCCGGCGCTGCCAACGCCCACGTCTGGACCGGTCCGCCGTCTGGTCATCGCAGACGTGGCCGCGCCCAAGGCCCTCGAGCTTCCGTCGCTCAATGCATGGGACGGGGCTACCGAAGAGGGAACGACGCTTCTCTCCGGGACCCAGGCCACGCCCTCCCGCATGCTGGAGGCCATGGAGTCGGCCACGGAGGTCGAGGTCCACGCCCATGGGTTGGTGAACCCGAACCTTTCCGAGGCTTCACTGTTGGTGCTCTCGCCGGAAGAGGGGGGACGCTACGCATTGACGGCAGGAGAGGTTCAATCCCGGCGACTCCGGGAACACCCATTGGTCCTCCTGGCCGCATGCAAGGCTGCACATGGCGCCCCGTGGATGCATGAGCGCTTCAGTCTCCCCGTGGCGTTCATCGAGGCAGGAGCGCGCACGGTGCTCGCCGCCACGGTGGACGTGCCGGATGCCCAGGCGGGCGCGTTCTTCAATGCCGTCCGGGAACGCATCCGGAGTGGAGTGAACGCCGCCATCGCGGTTCGTGACGTTCGCATGGAGTGGATGACGCGGGACCCGGAGAGCTGGGTCCATGCGGTGCTGGTTTTCGATTGA
- a CDS encoding YchJ family protein → MPPAPPCPCCSGLRYKECCAPFHRGEAEPPDAERLMRSRYSAFALREVAYLWKTLHPDHPDRARPQEEYLRGLRTYAQGHQFPKLVVMDRKAPDESGLAQVLFFAKVFEKGKEQSFVERSDFRHDGTGWRYLSGVTVLPKDVKGPPEALTLATFPE, encoded by the coding sequence ATGCCCCCTGCCCCACCGTGCCCCTGCTGCTCCGGACTCCGCTACAAGGAGTGCTGCGCCCCGTTCCACCGAGGTGAGGCGGAGCCGCCCGACGCCGAGCGACTGATGCGCAGCCGCTACAGCGCCTTCGCCCTGCGGGAGGTCGCGTACCTGTGGAAGACGCTGCACCCGGACCACCCGGACCGTGCGCGTCCCCAGGAGGAGTACCTGCGCGGGCTGCGCACCTACGCCCAGGGACACCAGTTCCCGAAGCTGGTGGTGATGGACCGGAAGGCTCCGGATGAGTCCGGACTGGCGCAGGTGCTGTTCTTCGCCAAGGTGTTCGAGAAGGGGAAGGAGCAGTCCTTCGTGGAGCGCTCGGACTTCCGACATGACGGCACCGGCTGGCGGTACCTGTCCGGTGTGACGGTGTTGCCGAAGGATGTGAAGGGGCCTCCGGAGGCACTGACGCTGGCGACGTTTCCGGAGTAG
- a CDS encoding undecaprenyl-diphosphate phosphatase, protein MSLLQAIVLGLVQGLTEFLPISSTAHLRIAPELFGWKDPGAAYSAVIQLGTVAAVLIYFRKDIVSLTAAFFRGLARREPFGTLESRLAWFVLVGTLPVGICGLLFKKLIENQFRSLYIISGSLIVLAIILFLAERFASHKRTLEDMRWKDGIIIGLWQALALIPGSSRSGTTLTGGLSLGFKREDAARYSFLLSIPATTLAGVFELKHLLEATERPSALSLWVGTLVAFGSGMAAIAWLLRYLRTRTTLVFVVYRVALGVLLLVLLQMGKLAPRSGLENLDLPKEPGTQQIEKQVTD, encoded by the coding sequence ATGAGCCTCCTCCAAGCCATCGTCCTGGGTCTGGTCCAGGGCCTCACCGAGTTCCTCCCCATCAGCTCCACCGCGCACCTGCGCATCGCGCCGGAGCTGTTCGGCTGGAAGGACCCGGGAGCCGCGTACTCCGCCGTCATCCAGTTGGGCACGGTGGCCGCCGTGCTCATCTACTTCCGCAAGGACATCGTCTCGCTCACCGCGGCCTTCTTCCGCGGCCTGGCGCGGCGCGAGCCCTTCGGCACCCTGGAGTCGCGGCTGGCGTGGTTCGTCCTCGTGGGCACGCTGCCCGTCGGCATCTGCGGGCTGCTCTTCAAGAAGCTCATCGAGAACCAGTTCCGCTCGCTCTACATCATCTCCGGCAGCCTCATCGTCCTCGCGATCATCCTCTTCCTGGCGGAGCGGTTCGCCTCCCACAAGCGGACGCTGGAGGACATGCGCTGGAAGGACGGCATCATCATCGGCCTGTGGCAGGCGCTGGCGCTGATTCCGGGCTCGTCGCGCTCGGGCACCACGCTGACGGGCGGCCTGTCGCTGGGCTTCAAGCGCGAGGACGCCGCGCGCTACTCCTTCCTGCTGTCCATCCCCGCCACCACCCTGGCCGGTGTCTTCGAGCTCAAGCACCTGCTGGAGGCCACCGAGCGGCCGTCTGCCCTGTCCCTGTGGGTGGGCACGCTGGTGGCGTTCGGCTCGGGCATGGCGGCCATCGCCTGGCTGTTGCGCTACCTGCGCACCCGCACCACGCTGGTCTTCGTCGTGTACCGCGTGGCGCTGGGCGTGCTGCTGCTGGTGCTCCTGCAGATGGGCAAGCTCGCGCCGCGCTCCGGTTTGGAGAACCTCGACCTGCCGAAGGAGCCGGGCACGCAGCAGATTGAAAAGCAGGTCACGGACTAG
- a CDS encoding CoA pyrophosphatase, with translation MSVEVLFQSLEARLSSRPARTVDLPGLVLREAAVLVPVFERDGVPHVLFTRRPANLRTHADQYSFPGGGRDAEDATPLHTALRETEEELGIDRRRVRVLGMLDEVPTISQYRVRPFVGVIPGDGQYAPSAEEVAFILEVPLASLLDPAILRTERKEVFGSERELYFYTYGTHVIWGATARILRDFLNHVTQVSEPARAPG, from the coding sequence GTGAGCGTGGAGGTGCTGTTCCAATCTCTGGAGGCGAGGCTGTCCTCTCGGCCGGCGCGTACGGTGGACCTGCCGGGGCTGGTGCTGCGCGAGGCCGCGGTGCTGGTGCCCGTCTTCGAGCGGGACGGCGTGCCGCACGTGCTCTTCACGCGCCGGCCCGCCAACCTGCGCACCCACGCGGACCAGTACAGCTTCCCCGGCGGCGGGCGCGATGCCGAGGATGCGACGCCGCTGCACACCGCGCTGCGCGAGACGGAAGAAGAGCTGGGCATCGACCGGCGGCGCGTGCGCGTGCTGGGCATGCTGGACGAGGTGCCCACCATCTCCCAGTACCGCGTGCGCCCCTTCGTGGGCGTCATCCCCGGTGACGGCCAGTACGCCCCGAGCGCGGAAGAGGTGGCCTTCATCCTCGAGGTGCCGCTGGCGAGCCTGCTGGACCCGGCCATCCTCCGCACCGAGCGCAAGGAGGTCTTCGGCTCCGAGCGCGAGCTGTACTTCTATACGTACGGCACCCACGTCATCTGGGGCGCCACGGCGCGCATCCTCCGTGACTTCCTCAACCACGTGACGCAGGTGTCCGAGCCGGCCCGCGCGCCAGGCTGA
- a CDS encoding MBOAT family O-acyltransferase, giving the protein MLSHSLQYLAFVVVVFAVYWAVHRQYWGRMAVLLLASVYFYAVFTPFPLLIFLAGVTVDHLCVKGMARTQSQGARKALVTLSIVSNLGLLAGFKYLELLRQTVVSLLAPLGIGVRTEPFHLLLPVGLSFFVFQAISYTVDVYRGKASAEHSFIEHLLYMLFFPRVVSGPIVRASELMAHFRDTPSLTPEQGGHALFRIAVGLVKKLVIADVLGSAIVDPVFGAPEKYASAECIVAAVAYTFELYYDFSGYSDIALGVAALFGFKFPENFNRPYLAKNIGEFWNRWHLSLSTWLRDYLYRPLGGNRVSKPRVLFNLMTVMVLGGLWHGADWRFAVWGAVHGVALGISRCWEWWVGKPESPGIPRVALGMLATFTIVVLTRVVFRAPDMTHAGEFYVRMIAGVPGIANVSPLVWGMLAAAVFFHAVPLRLYTVSSELFVRMPVPVRAVALVLLGLGIRHLSSVETRPYVYLQF; this is encoded by the coding sequence GTGCTGTCCCACAGCCTCCAATACCTCGCCTTCGTCGTCGTGGTGTTCGCCGTCTACTGGGCGGTGCACCGTCAGTACTGGGGGCGCATGGCGGTGCTGCTCCTGGCGAGCGTGTACTTCTACGCCGTCTTCACGCCCTTCCCGCTCCTCATCTTCCTGGCGGGCGTCACGGTGGACCACCTGTGCGTGAAGGGCATGGCCCGCACGCAGTCACAGGGCGCGCGCAAGGCGCTCGTCACGCTGTCCATCGTCAGCAACCTGGGGCTGCTGGCGGGCTTCAAGTACCTGGAGCTCCTGCGGCAGACGGTGGTGTCGCTGCTGGCGCCGCTGGGCATCGGCGTGCGCACGGAGCCCTTCCACCTGCTGCTGCCGGTGGGCCTGTCCTTCTTCGTCTTCCAGGCCATCAGCTACACGGTGGACGTGTACCGGGGGAAGGCGAGCGCGGAGCACTCCTTCATCGAGCACCTGCTGTACATGCTCTTCTTCCCGCGCGTGGTGAGCGGCCCCATCGTCCGCGCGTCGGAGTTGATGGCGCACTTCCGCGACACGCCGAGCCTCACCCCCGAGCAGGGCGGCCACGCGCTGTTCCGCATCGCGGTGGGCCTGGTGAAGAAGCTGGTCATCGCGGACGTGCTGGGCAGCGCCATCGTCGACCCCGTCTTCGGCGCGCCGGAGAAGTACGCGTCCGCCGAGTGCATCGTCGCCGCGGTGGCCTACACCTTCGAGCTCTACTACGACTTCTCGGGGTACTCGGACATCGCGCTGGGCGTGGCGGCGCTGTTCGGCTTCAAATTCCCGGAGAACTTCAACCGCCCGTACCTGGCGAAGAACATCGGTGAGTTCTGGAACCGGTGGCACCTGAGCCTGTCCACGTGGCTGCGGGACTACCTGTACCGGCCGCTGGGCGGCAACCGCGTGTCGAAGCCGCGGGTGCTCTTCAACCTGATGACGGTGATGGTGCTGGGTGGCCTGTGGCACGGCGCGGACTGGCGCTTCGCCGTCTGGGGCGCGGTGCACGGCGTGGCGCTGGGCATCTCCCGCTGCTGGGAGTGGTGGGTGGGCAAGCCGGAGTCGCCGGGCATCCCCCGCGTCGCGCTGGGCATGCTGGCCACCTTCACGATTGTGGTGCTCACGCGCGTGGTGTTCCGCGCGCCGGACATGACGCACGCGGGGGAGTTCTACGTGCGAATGATTGCGGGCGTGCCCGGCATCGCCAACGTGAGCCCGCTGGTGTGGGGCATGCTGGCGGCGGCGGTGTTCTTCCACGCGGTGCCGCTGAGGCTCTACACCGTGTCGTCGGAGCTCTTCGTCCGCATGCCGGTGCCGGTGCGCGCCGTGGCCCTGGTGCTGCTCGGCCTGGGCATCCGCCACCTGTCCTCGGTGGAGACGCGCCCGTACGTGTACCTGCAGTTCTAG
- a CDS encoding GDSL-type esterase/lipase family protein: MDFLKARSTGLTLLLTVALALGLSLAPVPESLRPVPSLQRSGPLGPKLVALVLPPSLTGKKPARPPPVDTAVADSLPPEEEEPDAGTSVADTVPALPLVPTTPGIGLEELSAPTLARALELEALRERMGAQHVDIELNCRKSAPDGTCLEDGLAPFTRALADLRADTRRTPVRVVHLGDSLVASDHITDMVRDRLQERFGAGGRGFLFITRPASAGRWTRSGRGSDGWEIARLVDTKWPRDRVGWTGVAFTSGGGAQSTRYDVEGSRVAELFFLAQPASGSVQLSVDGKSVQRIQTRGFSKTKSEAAFARVLLPEGAKTLSLTTSGKVELHGVSLETGTPGIVYDTVGLLGGMAEVYLRAQPAAFRAQLRQRKPSLVVLMVGGNEAFFFSRERTTLDQVRQQMKDLIARVRTNVPDSACLVMSPIDAGVRTLSGDVIPRRGSKEVGDIFREEARAGGCAFYDAFTAMGGEGSAIRWLDEGLMLEDLVHPRVKGSDLLGHLFDLSLQRTFAKSHAPLVAVADPPGLQGADAALVKTFERLGRREAGESVRVGISQLGASHTASHYFTDAVREVLTKRFGDAGRGFIAAGKPSPRLETARVARELEGEWTVEDALDAAPGGLWGLTGIRAVGAPGAKLRIQFCKGCPDAKTPAGRLDLYTLDVPNAGAPDILVDGQPVPPDAPLPEPLAAPTVRIRSFPISGPAHTVQVSAPAEGGVTVLGAALEQDTPGVVLDALGLPGATAFTLRDMDAAAVDAQLTSRRPDLLVFWYGTNEAGKADLDAEGLRRDYPALIARLRKATNAECLLLGPTDRLEQDANGQWHEAPALASVLNTLPLVAKEAGCAYWSPRAAMGGERAMLRWQRAEPALGHADGVHLTQEGYARLAGAFVRDFLAAYELHKKAQPTARVEDN, from the coding sequence TTGGACTTCCTCAAGGCCAGATCCACCGGGCTGACGCTCCTCCTCACCGTCGCGCTGGCGCTGGGGCTGTCGCTGGCACCGGTGCCCGAGTCGCTCCGCCCCGTCCCGAGCCTGCAACGCAGCGGCCCGCTCGGGCCGAAGCTGGTGGCGCTCGTCCTGCCGCCGTCGCTGACGGGCAAGAAGCCCGCGCGCCCGCCCCCGGTGGACACGGCGGTGGCGGACTCCCTCCCTCCCGAAGAGGAGGAGCCCGACGCGGGGACGTCCGTGGCGGACACCGTGCCCGCCCTGCCCCTGGTGCCCACCACGCCCGGCATCGGCCTGGAGGAGCTGAGCGCCCCCACCCTGGCCCGCGCGCTGGAGCTGGAGGCCCTGCGCGAGCGCATGGGCGCCCAGCACGTGGACATCGAGCTGAACTGCCGGAAGTCCGCCCCGGACGGCACCTGCCTGGAGGACGGGCTCGCCCCCTTCACCCGTGCGCTGGCGGATTTGCGCGCCGACACCCGCCGCACGCCGGTGCGGGTGGTGCACCTGGGGGACTCGCTCGTCGCGTCCGACCACATCACCGACATGGTGCGAGACAGGCTCCAGGAGCGCTTCGGCGCGGGCGGCCGGGGCTTCCTCTTCATCACCCGTCCGGCCAGCGCCGGCCGCTGGACGCGCTCCGGGCGCGGTTCGGACGGCTGGGAAATCGCGCGGCTCGTCGACACGAAGTGGCCCCGGGACAGGGTGGGCTGGACGGGCGTGGCCTTCACCTCCGGCGGCGGGGCGCAGAGCACGCGCTATGACGTGGAGGGCTCGCGGGTGGCGGAGTTGTTCTTCCTCGCCCAGCCCGCCAGCGGCTCCGTGCAGTTGTCCGTGGACGGCAAGTCCGTGCAACGCATCCAGACGCGCGGCTTCTCCAAGACGAAGTCCGAGGCGGCCTTCGCCCGCGTCTTGCTGCCCGAGGGCGCGAAGACGCTGTCGCTCACCACGTCCGGCAAGGTGGAGCTGCACGGCGTGTCGCTGGAGACGGGCACGCCCGGCATCGTCTACGACACGGTGGGCCTGCTGGGAGGCATGGCGGAGGTGTACCTGCGCGCCCAGCCCGCCGCCTTCCGTGCGCAACTGCGCCAGCGCAAGCCGTCGCTGGTGGTGCTGATGGTGGGCGGCAACGAGGCCTTCTTCTTCTCGCGCGAGCGCACCACGCTGGACCAGGTGCGCCAGCAGATGAAGGACCTCATCGCCCGCGTGCGCACCAACGTGCCGGACTCCGCGTGCCTCGTCATGTCCCCCATCGACGCGGGCGTGCGCACCCTGAGCGGCGACGTGATTCCGCGCCGCGGCTCCAAGGAAGTGGGCGACATCTTCCGCGAGGAGGCCCGCGCGGGCGGCTGCGCCTTCTACGACGCCTTCACCGCCATGGGCGGCGAGGGCTCCGCGATTCGCTGGCTGGACGAGGGGCTGATGCTGGAGGACCTCGTCCACCCGCGCGTGAAGGGCTCGGACCTGCTGGGCCACCTCTTCGACCTGTCCCTGCAGCGCACCTTCGCCAAGTCGCACGCGCCGCTGGTGGCCGTGGCGGACCCGCCCGGGCTGCAAGGCGCGGACGCGGCGTTGGTGAAGACTTTCGAGCGGCTGGGTCGCCGCGAGGCCGGCGAGTCCGTGCGTGTGGGCATCTCCCAGCTCGGCGCCTCGCACACGGCCTCGCACTACTTCACGGACGCGGTGCGCGAGGTGCTGACGAAGCGCTTCGGCGACGCGGGCCGGGGCTTCATCGCCGCCGGCAAGCCGTCCCCGCGCCTGGAGACGGCGCGCGTGGCCCGCGAGCTGGAGGGCGAGTGGACGGTGGAGGACGCGCTGGACGCGGCCCCCGGCGGCCTCTGGGGCCTCACCGGCATCCGCGCCGTGGGCGCGCCCGGCGCGAAGCTGCGCATCCAGTTCTGCAAGGGCTGCCCGGACGCGAAGACACCCGCGGGGCGGCTGGACCTCTACACGTTGGACGTGCCGAACGCGGGCGCGCCGGACATCCTCGTGGACGGCCAGCCGGTGCCGCCGGACGCGCCGCTGCCCGAGCCCCTCGCCGCGCCCACCGTGCGCATCCGCTCCTTCCCCATCAGCGGCCCCGCGCACACCGTGCAGGTGTCCGCGCCCGCCGAGGGCGGCGTCACCGTGCTGGGCGCCGCGCTGGAGCAGGACACGCCCGGCGTGGTGCTGGACGCGCTGGGGCTGCCCGGCGCCACCGCCTTCACGCTGCGGGACATGGACGCGGCGGCGGTGGACGCGCAGCTCACCTCGCGCCGGCCGGATTTGCTCGTCTTCTGGTACGGCACCAACGAGGCCGGCAAGGCGGACCTGGACGCGGAGGGACTGCGCCGCGACTACCCCGCCCTCATCGCCCGGCTGCGCAAGGCCACCAACGCGGAGTGCCTGCTGCTGGGCCCCACGGACCGGCTGGAGCAGGACGCGAATGGCCAGTGGCACGAGGCGCCCGCGCTGGCCTCGGTGTTGAACACGCTGCCGCTGGTGGCGAAGGAGGCGGGCTGCGCGTACTGGTCTCCGCGCGCGGCCATGGGCGGAGAGCGCGCCATGCTGCGCTGGCAGCGCGCGGAGCCGGCGCTGGGCCACGCGGACGGTGTGCACCTGACGCAGGAGGGCTACGCGCGGCTGGCGGGCGCCTTCGTGCGCGACTTCCTCGCCGCCTACGAGCTGCACAAGAAGGCCCAGCCCACCGCGCGCGTGGAGGACAACTGA